From the Wolbachia endosymbiont (group B) of Protocalliphora azurea genome, one window contains:
- the rplS gene encoding 50S ribosomal protein L19: MTNLLEKFNEQQIQRLAKEMPAFCPGDDLKVTFKVVDSTGERIQIFEGVCISKRNRGLHSSFSVRKVSHGESIVSQFFVYSPALISVQVMRKGKVRRAKLYYLCKLFGKAARIKERTTYVKKKSK, encoded by the coding sequence ATGACGAACTTACTTGAAAAATTTAACGAACAACAAATACAAAGGTTAGCCAAAGAGATGCCAGCTTTTTGTCCTGGCGATGATTTGAAGGTCACTTTTAAGGTAGTTGATAGTACGGGTGAGCGTATACAGATATTTGAGGGCGTATGTATATCAAAAAGAAATCGTGGATTACACTCTTCTTTTTCAGTTAGAAAGGTAAGTCATGGAGAAAGTATAGTATCACAATTTTTTGTTTACTCTCCTGCATTAATTTCAGTACAAGTGATGAGAAAGGGAAAGGTCCGTAGAGCAAAATTATATTATCTGTGCAAGCTATTTGGGAAAGCTGCAAGGATCAAAGAACGTACTACTTATGTTAAAAAAAAATCTAAGTAG